Proteins encoded by one window of Erysipelothrix rhusiopathiae:
- the dtd gene encoding D-aminoacyl-tRNA deacylase gives MKIVIQKVKEAKVIVEQEVVGEIKQGYMLLVGMETGDTDADIKKAVDKIASIRLFDDADGKINLSIQDVGGAILSISQFTLAADCRKGNRPSFSNAMEPTQANTMFEAFNTGLRNHGIDVETGIFQTHMNVVLDNDGPITIMLNIKDGKVI, from the coding sequence ATGAAAATCGTTATACAAAAGGTAAAAGAAGCAAAGGTCATTGTGGAACAAGAAGTAGTAGGAGAAATTAAGCAAGGTTATATGCTTCTTGTTGGGATGGAGACTGGTGACACAGATGCAGATATTAAAAAGGCAGTGGATAAAATAGCGTCAATCCGTTTATTTGATGATGCAGACGGTAAGATCAATTTAAGTATTCAAGATGTTGGGGGGGCGATATTATCCATTTCTCAATTTACATTAGCTGCGGATTGTCGTAAGGGAAACAGACCAAGTTTTAGTAATGCTATGGAACCGACTCAAGCAAATACGATGTTTGAGGCATTTAATACGGGATTAAGAAATCATGGCATTGATGTTGAAACGGGGATTTTCCAAACGCATATGAATGTTGTTTTGGATAATGATGGACCAATCACCATTATGCTTAATATTAAAGATGGTAAGGTAATTTAA
- a CDS encoding bifunctional 5,10-methylenetetrahydrofolate dehydrogenase/5,10-methenyltetrahydrofolate cyclohydrolase, protein MTTILDGLAVSKAIRASLKDETEVLIKQGKRAPSLTVVIVGDDPASQTYVNSKVKQCKSVGFSSQAISCEVDTTQEALLKIIRTLNHDNDVDGILVQLPLPKHIDENVIIEAIDPQKDVDGLHPLNVGYLELNRPGFVSCTPKGIVRLLDWYNVELEGKRALVIGRSRLVGKPVSTLLSQKNATVTLAHSKTKNLEELVRSNDIIVVAMGKPEAIPASWISDQHVLVDVGIHRIDGNLRGDVDRRAYEIAAYATPVPKGVGPMTIASLLENTMIAYKLKECQHD, encoded by the coding sequence ATGACAACAATACTGGATGGATTAGCTGTTTCAAAAGCGATACGAGCTTCATTAAAAGATGAAACGGAAGTACTGATCAAACAGGGTAAACGTGCGCCTTCACTAACGGTTGTGATCGTAGGCGATGATCCTGCTTCCCAAACGTATGTGAACTCTAAAGTAAAACAATGTAAGTCTGTAGGGTTTTCTTCACAGGCTATTTCGTGTGAAGTGGATACAACTCAAGAAGCCCTTTTAAAAATCATTCGTACATTAAATCACGATAACGATGTAGATGGTATTTTAGTACAGTTGCCGTTACCGAAACATATTGATGAGAATGTTATTATTGAAGCCATTGATCCCCAAAAAGATGTAGATGGTTTACACCCGTTAAATGTTGGGTATTTGGAATTAAATCGACCAGGATTTGTTTCGTGTACGCCTAAGGGGATTGTGCGATTGTTGGATTGGTATAATGTGGAGCTTGAAGGTAAACGTGCATTAGTGATTGGACGAAGTCGTCTTGTAGGTAAGCCTGTTTCAACGCTTTTAAGCCAAAAGAATGCGACCGTAACGTTAGCGCACTCAAAAACAAAAAACTTAGAGGAACTTGTTCGATCTAATGATATAATTGTGGTTGCTATGGGTAAACCAGAAGCAATTCCAGCTTCATGGATTTCAGATCAACACGTACTTGTTGATGTAGGGATTCATCGCATAGATGGAAATCTAAGAGGTGACGTAGATCGTCGCGCTTATGAGATTGCAGCTTATGCGACGCCAGTTCCGAAAGGCGTAGGCCCGATGACAATTGCCAGTTTACTGGAAAATACAATGATTGCATATAAACTTAAGGAGTGTCAGCATGATTGA
- a CDS encoding DUF951 domain-containing protein: MIDKTYGLGDIVQMKKDHPCKKSQYFKITRMGADIKIKCEGCGSVIMLTRQDFEKKLKKVIERNEEL, translated from the coding sequence ATGATTGATAAAACATATGGTTTAGGTGATATTGTACAAATGAAAAAAGATCATCCATGCAAAAAATCACAATATTTTAAAATAACACGTATGGGTGCAGATATTAAAATTAAGTGCGAAGGGTGTGGGTCGGTCATTATGCTCACACGTCAAGATTTTGAAAAAAAATTAAAAAAAGTAATCGAAAGAAACGAGGAATTATAG
- the ychF gene encoding redox-regulated ATPase YchF encodes MALTAGIVGLPNVGKSTLFNAITKSQVEAANYPFATIAPNVGVVKVNDPRLDTIQKFIESKKIIPTTFEFTDIAGLVKGASKGEGLGNQFLSNIREVDAIVHVVRCFANSDIVHEHGIVGDPISDIEIIEIELMLADLQSVENRISRVGRKAKSNDKEAMAEMKLLDRAKETLENNRPLSDLNLNEDDEKLARTFHFLTIKPVIYVANIDEDSLMDIDGNEMYQKVKAYAEARSCRVIPVCAKVEEDLSSLEDDEKAAFLSDLGVQESGLDVLVRNSYEILNLRTFFTAGPQEIRAWTFVNGMKAPQCAGVIHTDFEKGFIRSETYNVEDLEAYGSEQAIKEAGKMRSEGKEYVMKDGDIVHFRFNN; translated from the coding sequence ATGGCATTAACAGCAGGAATTGTTGGATTACCAAACGTTGGGAAATCCACATTATTTAACGCAATCACAAAGTCACAGGTAGAAGCAGCAAACTATCCATTTGCGACGATTGCACCAAACGTCGGTGTTGTAAAAGTAAACGACCCACGACTTGACACAATTCAAAAATTTATTGAGTCTAAGAAGATTATTCCTACAACTTTTGAGTTCACCGATATTGCAGGACTTGTAAAAGGTGCTTCAAAAGGTGAAGGATTAGGAAATCAATTTCTATCAAATATTCGTGAAGTGGATGCTATCGTACATGTTGTGCGTTGTTTTGCAAACTCAGATATTGTGCATGAGCATGGTATTGTCGGAGATCCAATCTCAGATATTGAAATTATTGAAATTGAACTGATGCTTGCGGATTTACAAAGTGTGGAAAACCGAATTTCTCGCGTAGGACGCAAAGCGAAATCCAATGATAAAGAAGCAATGGCGGAAATGAAGTTATTAGATCGTGCTAAAGAAACACTCGAAAATAACCGACCATTAAGCGATCTTAACTTAAATGAAGATGATGAGAAACTTGCACGTACATTCCATTTCTTAACCATTAAACCTGTCATCTATGTAGCGAATATTGATGAAGACAGTCTTATGGACATTGATGGGAACGAAATGTACCAAAAAGTAAAAGCTTATGCGGAAGCACGTTCATGTCGTGTTATTCCAGTATGCGCTAAGGTCGAAGAAGATTTATCAAGTCTTGAAGATGATGAAAAAGCAGCATTCTTGTCAGACTTAGGTGTTCAAGAAAGTGGTTTAGATGTATTAGTTCGAAATAGCTATGAAATCTTAAACTTACGTACATTCTTCACTGCAGGTCCTCAAGAGATTCGTGCTTGGACTTTTGTGAATGGTATGAAAGCGCCACAATGTGCTGGAGTGATTCATACAGATTTTGAAAAAGGATTTATTCGTTCTGAAACTTATAATGTAGAAGATTTAGAAGCATACGGAAGTGAACAAGCAATTAAAGAAGCAGGAAAAATGCGTTCAGAAGGTAAAGAATACGTCATGAAAGATGGCGATATTGTACACTTTAGATTTAATAATTAA
- a CDS encoding cyclic-di-AMP receptor, with product MKLVLAIVSNDDSSVVSNALNKENYQVTRLATTGGFLRAGNTTLIIGVDDDRVEGCLEIIGNECSKRTEVVPSTASYDIGRYASFPVEVQVGGATVFVMDVEQFHKL from the coding sequence ATGAAATTAGTATTAGCTATTGTTTCAAATGATGACAGTTCTGTAGTTTCAAATGCATTAAATAAAGAAAACTATCAAGTAACACGTCTCGCTACAACCGGAGGATTCTTACGCGCAGGGAACACAACATTAATTATTGGTGTTGATGATGATCGCGTGGAAGGATGTTTAGAAATCATTGGTAATGAATGTAGTAAACGTACGGAAGTCGTACCATCTACAGCATCCTATGATATCGGACGTTATGCGTCATTCCCTGTGGAAGTCCAAGTTGGTGGCGCAACAGTATTTGTGATGGATGTTGAACAATTCCATAAACTTTAA
- a CDS encoding VOC family protein codes for MKLTPNLMVTNVNESILFYQEVLNMAVYDKVETESAAIFAILGIGETTLMLEEKEALIEEYPSLKTDSIKPSLTLFIKVEDVEAEYERLKTHPNLVKTLHKTFYDTWEFALTDPDGVVITLAGGPYETGEN; via the coding sequence ATGAAACTAACACCCAATTTAATGGTTACAAATGTGAATGAAAGCATCCTGTTTTATCAAGAAGTTTTAAACATGGCTGTTTACGATAAAGTGGAGACTGAATCTGCCGCTATATTCGCAATTCTTGGTATTGGTGAAACAACGTTAATGCTTGAAGAGAAGGAAGCATTGATCGAAGAATATCCAAGTCTTAAAACAGATTCAATCAAGCCTTCATTAACCCTTTTTATAAAAGTTGAAGATGTTGAAGCTGAATATGAACGGCTCAAGACTCATCCAAATTTAGTAAAAACACTGCATAAAACATTTTATGATACATGGGAATTTGCTCTAACAGATCCTGATGGTGTGGTGATTACACTTGCAGGAGGTCCCTATGAAACCGGAGAAAATTAA
- a CDS encoding MmcQ/YjbR family DNA-binding protein, producing the protein MKPEKIKQVCLQNKGTVYDFKEEWNAERALVGGKMYLMMGTNKEGDPIVTVKAEPSEGARYREMYPGIITEGYYMNKVHWISIRMDKEVDETLIETLINESYELIFKSLTKKMQTEIK; encoded by the coding sequence ATGAAACCGGAGAAAATTAAACAAGTATGTCTTCAAAATAAAGGGACTGTGTATGATTTTAAAGAAGAATGGAATGCGGAACGTGCGCTTGTCGGCGGAAAAATGTATTTGATGATGGGAACAAATAAAGAAGGCGATCCCATTGTAACGGTTAAAGCCGAGCCAAGCGAAGGTGCCCGCTATCGTGAGATGTATCCTGGAATAATCACCGAAGGTTACTATATGAATAAAGTTCATTGGATTTCAATTCGTATGGATAAGGAAGTGGATGAAACACTCATTGAAACACTTATTAATGAGTCGTATGAACTTATCTTTAAGAGTTTAACTAAGAAAATGCAGACTGAGATAAAATAA
- a CDS encoding hydroxymethylglutaryl-CoA synthase, which produces MEIGLDKIGFYAPLTYIDMVDLAHARGIDPNKYTLGLGQDLQAVCPISQDTVTLGANAASKILSDADKEAIDLVILATESGIDQSKAGATSIHTLLGINPFARCIEIKQACYGATAGLQLAKGHIALNPNKKALVIASDISRYGLNTGGEATQGVGSVAMLVSTNPKIMTLEANASYFSDDIWDFWRPNYSDVAFVDGKYSNEQYQRLFTTVYEDYLKKTERTIDDFKALCFHIPYTKLGLKTLKLIASEETNPSLFENFKKSTHYNRQVGNIYTGSLYLSLLSLLEQGSLTEGDRIGLYSYGSGAVGEFFSGILQPNYKDHLLKTHQTELDQRTKLSIPEYEAQFKAQLVTDGSHQILKSDASKFTLESVFEHRRYYKTK; this is translated from the coding sequence ATGGAAATTGGACTTGATAAAATAGGGTTTTATGCCCCATTAACGTATATAGATATGGTTGATCTTGCGCACGCACGCGGGATTGACCCAAACAAATATACGCTCGGACTTGGACAAGATCTACAAGCTGTATGTCCTATATCACAGGATACAGTTACATTAGGGGCTAATGCTGCTTCAAAAATATTGAGTGATGCGGATAAGGAAGCCATTGATCTTGTTATTTTGGCTACAGAATCTGGCATTGACCAATCAAAAGCAGGGGCAACCTCAATTCATACATTATTGGGAATTAATCCCTTTGCACGTTGTATTGAAATTAAACAAGCATGCTATGGTGCAACTGCAGGGCTTCAACTTGCGAAAGGTCATATTGCTTTAAATCCAAATAAGAAAGCACTCGTAATCGCAAGTGATATTTCACGATACGGTCTTAATACTGGTGGCGAAGCAACTCAAGGTGTTGGATCCGTAGCGATGTTAGTCAGTACAAATCCAAAAATCATGACACTTGAAGCAAATGCTTCTTATTTCTCAGATGATATTTGGGATTTCTGGAGACCGAATTACAGTGACGTGGCTTTTGTAGATGGGAAATACTCAAACGAACAATACCAACGTCTCTTCACAACAGTATATGAGGATTATCTCAAGAAAACAGAACGTACAATCGATGATTTTAAAGCTCTCTGTTTCCATATCCCCTATACAAAACTCGGGCTCAAAACCCTTAAACTCATCGCCAGCGAAGAAACAAACCCAAGTCTTTTTGAAAACTTTAAAAAGAGTACGCACTATAACCGTCAAGTCGGTAATATTTATACAGGATCACTCTACCTAAGTTTACTCAGTCTCCTCGAACAAGGGTCCTTAACTGAAGGTGATCGTATTGGCTTATACAGTTATGGTTCTGGAGCCGTTGGTGAATTCTTCTCAGGAATCTTACAACCTAATTACAAAGATCATTTACTCAAAACGCATCAAACAGAACTTGATCAGCGTACAAAGTTATCAATTCCAGAATATGAAGCACAGTTTAAAGCACAGCTTGTTACTGATGGAAGTCATCAAATACTTAAATCGGATGCATCCAAATTTACACTTGAGTCTGTTTTCGAACATCGACGCTATTACAAAACAAAATAA
- a CDS encoding acetyl-CoA C-acetyltransferase produces MRDVVIVSAARTAIGKFGGSFLKTSAVELGTAVIKEAIHRAKISPEDVEYVVMGNVIQTGLGQNPARQASVFSGIPYSTPAMTINEMCGSGMKSIHLGMQSIMLGEKDVVVVGGFENMSQAPHIIKNGRFGSKFQNLETEDTIQKDGFVDAFTNELMGVTAETVAEQFNISREDQDAFALESQMRATRALEAGLFKDEIVPVNNGRDLIDTDEFIRTNSTLEGLQRLKPSFKLDGTVTAGNASGVNDGAAALVLMSREKAEAMNLDIIATIKGFSEVGVDPEIMGYAPFYAVKSLAEKTNTDLNTVDRFELNEAFASQSLAVCRDLNLDLNKVNVNGGAISIGHPIGASGARIMVTLIYELIHSDTKRGIASLCIGGGMGVAMMIEREEPTK; encoded by the coding sequence TTGCGAGACGTAGTTATAGTCAGTGCTGCGCGCACTGCGATAGGTAAATTCGGGGGAAGCTTCTTGAAGACTTCAGCTGTAGAATTAGGAACTGCAGTGATTAAAGAAGCGATTCATCGTGCAAAGATTTCGCCGGAAGATGTTGAATACGTAGTAATGGGTAATGTCATCCAAACTGGATTAGGACAAAACCCTGCGCGACAAGCATCGGTGTTTTCTGGAATTCCCTATTCAACACCAGCCATGACAATTAATGAGATGTGCGGTTCGGGGATGAAGTCAATTCATCTTGGAATGCAATCCATTATGCTTGGTGAGAAGGATGTTGTAGTAGTGGGTGGTTTTGAAAATATGTCGCAAGCACCTCATATAATAAAGAATGGTCGCTTTGGTTCGAAATTTCAAAACTTGGAAACAGAAGATACAATTCAAAAAGATGGTTTTGTTGACGCGTTTACCAATGAATTGATGGGTGTTACAGCGGAAACAGTCGCTGAACAATTTAATATATCCCGTGAGGATCAAGATGCGTTTGCTTTGGAATCACAAATGCGTGCAACACGTGCTCTTGAGGCAGGACTTTTTAAAGATGAAATTGTTCCAGTTAATAATGGACGTGATCTTATCGATACGGATGAGTTTATCAGAACAAATTCTACGCTTGAAGGACTTCAACGTTTAAAACCAAGTTTTAAACTTGATGGAACGGTTACAGCGGGTAATGCTTCTGGGGTTAATGATGGTGCTGCTGCACTTGTATTAATGAGTCGAGAAAAGGCAGAGGCAATGAATTTAGATATTATTGCTACCATTAAAGGCTTCTCGGAAGTAGGCGTTGATCCTGAAATTATGGGTTATGCACCTTTCTATGCAGTTAAATCCTTAGCGGAGAAAACAAATACAGATTTAAATACAGTTGATCGATTTGAATTAAACGAAGCCTTTGCTTCACAATCGTTAGCGGTATGTAGAGATTTAAATTTAGATTTAAATAAAGTGAATGTTAATGGGGGAGCGATCTCAATTGGGCATCCAATTGGTGCATCGGGCGCTCGTATTATGGTTACTTTAATTTATGAATTAATTCATTCAGATACAAAACGTGGTATTGCTTCGTTATGTATTGGTGGCGGCATGGGTGTCGCAATGATGATTGAACGAGAAGAACCTACGAAGTAG
- the gltX gene encoding glutamate--tRNA ligase encodes MKKVRVRYAPSPTGFLHIGNARTALFDYLVAKHHGGDFVLRIEDTDIERNVEGGEESQLYFLNWLGIVPDESPDKPKPEYAPYRQMERLDIYNEYVEKLLASGDAYKCYCTTEELDEDYKRQVAAGHQSTRYSRTCLHLDDETKQRYETEGRPYSVRLRVPTDATYTFNDMVRGEISFESKDIGDWVIVKSNGIPTYNFAVVIDDHLMEISHVFRGEEHISNTPKQMMLYEMFGWDIPLFGHMTLIVNENGKKLSKRDNSIMQYISQYKDQGYLPEAMFNFMALLGWSPKGEKELFTHEELIAEFSEDRLSKAPSMFDVTKLTWMNHQYLKEKEDGEWLSFVRPFAEAAHDLTNKDEAWIEKCLLLFKEQLQYGEEIGTLIEPYFVEPELTDSEKEVLEWETTPVVAKAFMNNLPESWDVDSLKEAFNAAKSESGLKGKPLFMGLRVSATHQTHGPDLMSALYLLGRDVVEKRLNEYINKI; translated from the coding sequence ATGAAAAAAGTTAGAGTAAGATATGCACCAAGTCCAACAGGATTTCTTCATATCGGTAACGCACGTACAGCGTTATTTGATTATTTAGTGGCAAAACACCATGGTGGTGATTTTGTGCTACGTATTGAGGATACAGACATTGAACGTAATGTTGAGGGCGGTGAGGAATCACAACTTTATTTCTTAAATTGGTTAGGGATTGTACCTGATGAATCTCCAGACAAGCCAAAACCAGAATATGCTCCATACCGTCAAATGGAACGTTTAGATATTTATAATGAATATGTAGAAAAATTATTAGCGAGTGGTGATGCTTATAAGTGTTACTGTACAACTGAAGAACTTGATGAAGATTACAAACGTCAAGTTGCGGCAGGACACCAATCAACACGTTACAGTCGTACATGTCTTCATCTTGATGATGAGACGAAGCAACGTTATGAAACAGAAGGCCGTCCTTACTCTGTAAGATTACGAGTACCAACGGATGCGACCTATACGTTTAATGATATGGTTCGTGGAGAAATTTCATTTGAATCAAAAGATATTGGTGACTGGGTTATTGTCAAGTCAAACGGAATTCCTACGTATAACTTTGCGGTTGTAATTGATGACCACTTGATGGAAATCTCACATGTTTTCCGTGGTGAAGAACATATTTCAAATACACCAAAACAAATGATGCTTTATGAAATGTTTGGATGGGATATTCCATTATTTGGTCATATGACATTAATCGTCAATGAAAATGGTAAGAAGTTATCCAAACGTGATAATTCAATCATGCAATACATCAGTCAGTATAAAGATCAAGGTTATCTTCCTGAAGCAATGTTTAACTTTATGGCACTGCTTGGTTGGTCGCCAAAGGGTGAAAAAGAACTCTTTACACATGAAGAACTGATTGCTGAATTTAGCGAAGATCGTTTATCGAAAGCACCATCAATGTTTGATGTTACAAAACTTACATGGATGAATCATCAGTATTTAAAAGAAAAAGAAGATGGTGAATGGTTAAGCTTTGTAAGACCGTTTGCGGAAGCAGCACATGATCTTACAAATAAAGATGAAGCATGGATTGAAAAATGCCTACTTCTCTTTAAAGAGCAATTACAGTATGGTGAAGAAATCGGAACACTTATCGAACCGTATTTCGTAGAACCTGAACTAACCGATTCAGAAAAAGAAGTTTTAGAATGGGAAACAACACCTGTTGTTGCGAAAGCATTCATGAATAACTTACCGGAATCATGGGATGTGGATTCACTTAAAGAAGCATTTAATGCTGCGAAGTCTGAATCTGGACTTAAAGGAAAACCGTTATTTATGGGATTACGTGTTAGTGCAACACATCAAACACATGGACCTGATTTAATGAGTGCGTTATATCTTTTAGGTCGTGACGTTGTTGAAAAACGTTTAAATGAATACATTAATAAAATTTAA
- a CDS encoding HD domain-containing protein, whose protein sequence is MNTLIKFKPTSEHKVLRDPVHGYIHVHHQVIWDLINAPEFQRLRRIHQLGGTNQVYHGAEHSRFSHSVGVYEVVRLMIENVNGLSDTLSDLEHVALLCAGLLHDVGHGPFSHAFESVTSVNHETFTDRIILEETHVHKILIDAHPELPQMVADIIAHRHSRKLLTQIISSQLDADRMDYLLRDSYFTGVSYGEFDLSRILRTLIVIDDKLVVKESGIHAVEDYIMARYQMYWQVYLHPTSRSFEMILFAIFERMKDLVHEGKELGDELSFFKPFVSGGKISTQEHFELDESTCYAGFMSLTKSKDPILKDLALRLLNRKLFKYEDLESSKQVDTIKERVQNAGFDNRYYVISDQQSQILYSPYVENGEEGLWVALKNGTLVELTSASSIVRGFATGEKKQDEKIFYPEEV, encoded by the coding sequence ATGAATACATTAATAAAATTTAAACCAACTTCCGAGCACAAGGTTTTACGAGATCCTGTGCACGGATACATTCATGTACATCATCAAGTTATTTGGGATCTGATTAACGCACCAGAGTTCCAAAGACTTAGACGCATCCATCAATTAGGTGGGACAAATCAAGTTTATCATGGCGCAGAACACTCTCGTTTTTCTCATTCTGTTGGGGTTTATGAAGTTGTTCGTCTTATGATTGAAAATGTAAATGGTTTATCCGATACACTTTCTGATTTGGAGCACGTTGCATTATTGTGTGCAGGATTGCTTCATGATGTGGGTCATGGCCCTTTTTCCCATGCTTTTGAGTCCGTTACATCGGTAAATCATGAAACATTTACGGACCGTATTATTTTAGAAGAAACGCATGTTCATAAGATTCTTATCGATGCTCATCCGGAGTTACCACAAATGGTTGCGGATATTATTGCGCATCGTCATTCACGGAAACTCTTAACTCAAATCATCTCGAGTCAATTGGATGCAGATCGTATGGATTATCTTTTGCGGGATTCTTATTTTACAGGTGTAAGTTACGGAGAGTTTGATTTATCTCGAATTTTAAGAACACTTATTGTTATCGATGATAAGCTTGTTGTGAAAGAAAGTGGAATTCATGCCGTTGAAGACTATATTATGGCGCGCTATCAAATGTATTGGCAGGTTTACTTACATCCAACATCACGAAGTTTTGAAATGATTCTATTCGCAATTTTTGAACGCATGAAGGATTTAGTTCATGAGGGAAAAGAATTGGGCGATGAGTTATCATTTTTCAAGCCTTTTGTATCGGGTGGGAAAATTAGTACCCAAGAACATTTTGAATTAGATGAATCAACCTGTTATGCAGGATTTATGTCACTTACCAAATCAAAAGATCCAATCTTAAAAGACTTGGCGTTACGTCTTTTAAATCGAAAACTCTTTAAATATGAAGATCTCGAATCTTCAAAACAAGTAGATACAATTAAAGAACGAGTTCAAAATGCAGGCTTTGACAATCGTTATTATGTTATCAGTGATCAACAATCTCAAATCCTTTACTCCCCTTATGTGGAAAATGGCGAGGAAGGATTATGGGTTGCACTTAAAAACGGTACGCTTGTTGAATTAACCAGCGCATCCTCAATCGTTCGGGGATTCGCAACAGGTGAAAAGAAACAGGACGAAAAGATTTTCTACCCTGAGGAGGTATAA
- a CDS encoding aminopeptidase P N-terminal domain-containing protein, whose amino-acid sequence MKKQTYINIREKVMNELPEKTVTFLFSGCGVRRSADAEYPFSANRNFYYVTGIEEPEAVVVFEKDKNHEILFLREINPDMEKWVGYFMTKEEAQAISGIEDVRYFNEFDAYVTSVLDSGLSIGVDMDHDTIGDVEHSSGLVFADAVGEENVVDVFECIVRCRQIKHPEEVEAIRNAIDVTDHAIKAMVEEMKPGANENDMAARFLYEGNKAHGDLMFDTICASGKNATVLHYISNNQPLNDGDLVLLDLGIRVNGYGADISRTFPINGTFTPRQKEVYQEVLNTFHIINESVKPGISIMELNEISKETLGQSCIKLGLIDNVEEVGRYYYHSIGHSLGLDTHDVWIDRGQPLVPGNVITNEPGLYIAEEGIGIRIETDLLVTENGCEDLAPQIMREVSEIEAYFVK is encoded by the coding sequence ATGAAAAAACAAACTTATATCAATATTCGTGAAAAGGTGATGAATGAATTGCCTGAAAAGACAGTTACGTTTTTATTCAGCGGATGCGGCGTACGTCGTTCAGCGGATGCAGAATACCCTTTCTCAGCGAATCGAAACTTTTATTATGTAACAGGTATTGAAGAACCGGAAGCGGTTGTTGTCTTTGAAAAAGATAAAAATCATGAAATCTTATTTTTACGAGAAATTAATCCAGATATGGAAAAATGGGTCGGGTATTTCATGACAAAAGAAGAAGCGCAAGCAATTTCAGGAATTGAAGATGTTCGTTACTTTAACGAATTTGATGCATATGTGACGTCTGTATTGGATTCGGGACTTTCAATCGGTGTTGATATGGATCACGACACTATTGGTGATGTTGAACATTCATCAGGACTTGTCTTTGCGGATGCTGTTGGCGAAGAGAATGTTGTCGATGTATTTGAATGTATTGTGCGTTGTCGTCAAATTAAACATCCTGAAGAAGTTGAAGCAATTCGTAATGCGATCGATGTAACCGATCATGCGATCAAAGCGATGGTGGAAGAAATGAAACCTGGTGCGAATGAAAATGATATGGCTGCACGTTTCCTATATGAAGGCAATAAGGCGCATGGTGATTTAATGTTTGACACAATTTGTGCAAGTGGTAAAAATGCTACCGTGCTTCATTACATTTCAAACAATCAACCGTTAAACGACGGAGACCTTGTATTATTAGACTTAGGAATTCGTGTAAATGGTTATGGTGCTGATATTTCTCGTACGTTCCCAATCAATGGAACATTCACACCACGCCAAAAAGAAGTTTACCAAGAAGTCTTGAATACTTTCCACATCATCAATGAATCCGTGAAGCCAGGAATTTCGATTATGGAATTGAATGAAATCTCAAAAGAGACTTTAGGTCAATCATGTATTAAACTTGGTCTTATTGATAACGTTGAAGAAGTAGGTCGTTACTACTATCACAGTATTGGACATTCTCTCGGTCTGGACACACATGATGTTTGGATTGATCGTGGACAACCACTTGTGCCAGGAAATGTTATTACAAACGAACCGGGACTCTATATTGCGGAAGAAGGAATCGGAATTCGTATTGAAACGGACCTTCTTGTAACTGAAAATGGCTGCGAAGATTTAGCCCCACAAATCATGCGAGAAGTAAGTGAAATCGAAGCGTATTTTGTGAAGTAA
- a CDS encoding DUF1934 family protein, with the protein MKYVRGISIKTKVTIKQKSRDESFHRTDNQADFINYGLYQRIMYDEEDAYVILDFTNDEVSFKRQGEWLTQGVFCKGEQTELLVSSAQGILVFEVEVETLEVRSGLLYMRYHLKQAGSHVDTLEFECRWEPEV; encoded by the coding sequence GTGAAATACGTAAGGGGGATCTCCATCAAAACTAAAGTCACTATTAAGCAAAAGTCTCGTGATGAATCATTTCATCGAACGGATAACCAAGCCGATTTTATAAACTATGGATTGTATCAACGCATAATGTATGACGAGGAAGACGCATATGTTATTCTTGATTTCACCAATGACGAAGTGTCATTTAAGCGGCAAGGTGAATGGTTAACACAAGGAGTTTTCTGTAAAGGCGAACAAACAGAGTTGCTCGTCTCAAGCGCACAGGGAATTTTGGTGTTCGAGGTTGAAGTAGAAACATTAGAAGTTAGAAGTGGTCTTCTTTATATGAGGTATCATTTGAAGCAAGCTGGGTCACATGTTGATACGCTTGAATTCGAATGTAGGTGGGAACCGGAGGTATAA